A region from the Sutcliffiella horikoshii genome encodes:
- a CDS encoding DUF4190 domain-containing protein → MNENIITTKREETNTQAILSLIFGIMSLLGMMFTLIFGIVFALPGFILGIIGLRKTSTTNQPGGSLALAGLICSFLGLILPIIIFIITILLFTPSEFIMEVS, encoded by the coding sequence ATGAACGAAAATATCATAACCACCAAACGGGAAGAAACTAATACTCAAGCAATCTTATCTCTGATTTTCGGGATAATGTCGCTTCTGGGAATGATGTTTACTTTGATATTTGGTATTGTTTTTGCTTTACCTGGATTTATTCTTGGAATAATAGGGCTTAGAAAAACTAGTACTACCAACCAGCCTGGAGGATCTCTGGCTTTGGCAGGGCTAATATGCAGTTTTTTGGGCCTCATTTTACCAATAATTATTTTTATTATCACCATTCTTCTATTCACACCATCTGAATTCATTATGGAAGTAAGTTAG
- a CDS encoding Type 1 glutamine amidotransferase-like domain-containing protein — protein MKTHYYLGWFSKFFPENLGRVLQEDITDRKSLVMISSNPSIYEDDGAIERSWLERAGIIFDEYHLINYRVQKEDTHNLIQNASAIFLLGGNTLKQNDLLMEFELSDLIKKSRAVVMGASAGAINMSAKWLCSKKLGFKVETSSVYKGIGLDDFSVLSHFDLENNIAQVQNELSPLSEEINIYASNKDCAVRVKGGKVDIFGNVYLISHSEIRKLDVTL, from the coding sequence ATGAAAACTCACTATTATTTAGGTTGGTTCAGCAAGTTTTTTCCTGAGAATCTGGGCAGGGTTTTACAGGAGGATATTACAGATAGAAAATCGCTAGTTATGATTAGCTCAAATCCTTCTATATATGAAGATGATGGCGCTATTGAACGCTCGTGGCTTGAACGGGCCGGCATTATATTTGATGAATACCATCTAATTAATTATCGCGTACAGAAGGAAGATACCCACAATTTAATTCAAAATGCTTCAGCCATTTTCTTATTGGGTGGAAATACGCTTAAACAAAATGATCTTTTGATGGAATTTGAATTGTCGGATTTGATTAAAAAAAGCAGAGCCGTTGTGATGGGAGCAAGCGCTGGTGCGATCAATATGTCCGCAAAATGGTTATGCTCAAAAAAACTTGGATTTAAAGTTGAAACAAGCTCTGTATACAAAGGAATCGGTCTTGACGACTTTTCTGTCTTGTCTCATTTTGATCTTGAAAATAACATTGCGCAGGTTCAAAACGAATTATCTCCTTTATCGGAAGAAATCAATATTTACGCATCAAACAAAGATTGCGCTGTCCGTGTAAAGGGAGGCAAAGTCGACATTTTTGGTAATGTATATTTAATTTCCCACTCAGAGATTCGGAAATTGGATGTGACACTCTAG
- a CDS encoding PF20097 family protein, with amino-acid sequence MNEIVKCPKCSNEGKQGYIFSPRRICWSDSADSIIADLESEILIKDAIFKISKTPAFRCENCNLVIFIYK; translated from the coding sequence ATGAACGAAATTGTTAAATGTCCTAAATGCAGTAATGAGGGGAAGCAGGGATATATTTTTTCTCCTCGCAGAATTTGTTGGTCAGATTCGGCTGATTCAATCATCGCTGATTTAGAAAGTGAAATATTAATAAAAGATGCAATCTTCAAAATTAGTAAAACTCCAGCATTTAGATGTGAAAACTGTAATTTAGTTATTTTTATATATAAATAA